The genomic window CTAACTTGCTAATTCTGTCTACTAATGCTATTAAGCTAGTTTTATCTCCCTTATAGAAAGATAAATATTGCATTGCTTTACTTAAGCTATCAAAAGCATCATTTACCTCTTCTTGAGTAGCATCCTTATTCTTAGCTCTTTCTAGAACTTCTATAGATTTTGCTCTTTCCTTTAAGAATAAGTCTTTTACTACAGGAATTAATTTATCTATTTCTTCATCTGTAATTTTATTTGCTTCATCTACAGCAATTTCTAAACCTAGTGTAAATGTTGCTCTTTCCTTTAAGCCTTCAATTGATTTTTCTAAGTTAACCTTAGCTTCATCAACTGCTGCTTGAGTAGTATTTTGTAAATCAGCTAAAATCTCTTTTGCTGAGTTTAACGCTTCACTATAAACAACCCAAGAAGATACTGTATATCTATCTTCTACAAAATTGCATGAATCAACAAGTTCTTGCAACCCACTACCATCAACAATATTTAATACTAAGCCTTCTTCTGCAGCTATAAGACCTGCTAAAGCTTCATCTATTTCACTTTGTAATGCATTATTATTGTTTAATACTACTTCAGCTATCTTTAATGCATCTTCTAATACTTTAAAGCTTTCAGCTGTATAGTTATCTCCATTAAGAAGAGATAGCTCATCAAACTTAGACTTTAATTCATCAGAATTTGGTAACTCATAATTATTTATTGTAATTATTTCATAAATAGTTGGAGCTACTCCTTCCCAATCTATTCTTATTTCAAATATATTTTCAAACTTAGGATTTAATAATTCTGTTAAGCTCTTATCTAATGTTCCAAGCTCATTCCATACTGGTTCACCTGCTTCATTATAGCCTGTTCTAACCATTACCTTAGCATTTGAAATAGAACTTCCACTTTGAACAATATTAATCTTCTTAATATCTGTCTTTTCTGATAAACGATATGTGAAACTTCCACTTGTTATAGCTCCATTATTTGTATTTGGCTTATATGCAGTAGCTAAGTTTCCATCTGATACTTTTCCTGGTTCAAATCCTTTTAATTCAATAGGATTTGAAGTATAAGTTGGATTATTTTCAGTTCTTACATATTCACCATTATTTATTAGTATTTCGTTTATTACAGACCAACGTCCTGAATTTGCTGCTGTAAATAATACTCTTAAATATCTAGCTTGTAAATCTAAGTTTTCACCTTCTACATAACTATGTGATATTGGAATTATTCCATTTGATACACTACCATGCTTATATCCATTTTCGCCTGGTTTTGCATCAAAATTATTTGTATTTTCAACTCCATCTCCAATAACTATAGCATCTGTCCATTCTTCTCCATTTAATGATACTTGAATTTTAGCATCACGAATATGATCTACTTCAGTATCTAATACTGCATATTTAATATTATTGATATTCCTAGTTTGTCCTAAATCATACACTATAGTACTATCTGTTCTAGGAGGTCCCCCAAACTTAACTGATGTATTAAAGTTTCCATCAAAGGCTAACTTTGGATTTTCCCCATTATGAGGTTCTACATAAGAACTTAATAAAGATGGTGGATATACTTCATTTGATTCTACTTCAAATGCTGATACATTAAATGTTACAGTCTTATCTGCAATTAATCTAATATAACGAGCATCCTTTAAATTTGAAGTATCTACTGCATTCCATTCGATTTCATTCATAGAACTTTCTAATCTTAATCCATCCATATTTGAAATATTAGCTGTAACTCTGCTTATATTTTTAATACGATTTAGCTTAACTCCTATATATTCGCCAGCATTAAGTGTAATATTATTTTGTGGAATTAATTTAGTTAATGAATCTGTTGAAGTTGATTTTATCCCTGAATCAACATTAGTATAAATGTTTTTAGTGTCTCCAATCTCTTCATTTCTAACTCTTTCAATTCTTATTTCTGAGAATTTAACCCACTTATTTAATTCTCTCATATTAGTAAGTCTTACATATCTAGCTTGTGCTCCATGTAAGTTTTCATTAATGATATCTTTACCAGCTGTTGAATTATATTCTTTAAAAGTTGTCCAAGTGCTATTGTCTGTTGAATACTCTAATTTATATTCAGTCCACTTATCTGAATCACCTGCTCCAACTACAAAATGAACATTACCTACTTCTACAATTTCACCTAAGTCTACTCCTATATAATCTCCTACATGAGTTAAATCTTCTGCATGAGTTTTATACCATACACTTGTGCTATCATTATTATCGAATAATGCACTTTCATTTCCACCACCGTATATGGACCATCCTGCTGTTCTAATTAAAGTATGAGTTAATGGACTTTCATTTGTTCCGCCATTACCTTCTTCCTTATTTACAACAATATCTTTAACTCCAAGCCATGTATTTCCTTTATTTCTTGTTGCAATTATTCTAATACCTTTTACCGTTAAGTCTAACCCTTCAACCTTAACATCTTTAGGATTTGTATAAACTTCTTCATTTAAATCTGTCCAAACTTTTCCGTCCTCTGTATATTGTATCTTAGCCTCTGACATTGTATCATTTGGATTTGCTGCAGCCCCCATTAAGAATTGAACATTTTTCAATTGAATTGGATTACTGTATTTTACTCCAACATAAGTTCCTTCACTAATAGTATTTGGCGTTTTATATACTATTTCAGTTGCAGTATTTCCATCTAATACATTTTTAATATCTCCTGAAGGTTTATCTGTACGATTAGTTATATAAGTTGCTATAACCTTATTAGGATCTATTATTGATGAAACAATATTTCCAACGTTTTGTTCCATAAAGTTTATAAATGGCACAATGTGTTGAACACCAACTTCAGCCCTTTCATAATGATCTACATACCAGAAAGTATATGTCTTTGATTGTTCAAGTGCTGCTTTTGCATTTGAGTATTCTGTCCATATTTCATCATTATTTCCATCTTCAATAGCCATAGTAGCTCTTAAATATCCAATTGCTGCATTCATTGTATCTTCCCAACAATTTAACCAATATATAATTTGATCTCTTGTTCTGGAATTTCCTGGATTTTCTTTGTAATATGATGCGGCCTCTTTTAACTTAGTAAATTCAGCAATTAATTCTTCAGCATCTGCTTTAGTATTTGTTTCACTTTCAAACTTTTGCTTATAAGCAGTTAGCTTTGGAGCTAATTCTACTGATTCTTGTAATGCAGTAACACGGCCATCCATATTTTGATTTATCATATGCTTACTTATTTCTCTTAAAGCCTTTGATGAATCTGTATCTTCAGCTGTTCCATGATCCATGTATTTAAATGAAGCTTCCCAGTTTTTATCTGCTTCTGCTTTAGTTTCCCAAATATTCCATGCATAATCTGCATTTGCAAATAACGCTGATTTATTAGCTTCAGCTTGTTGCATTGGGTTTAAAACTATACCTTGCACTGAACCTGGAGTTACTCCTGGGTGTAAGAATGTATCATTACCTCCCATTATTAAATGTTGCTTTGAATTATCAGAACATGGCCAGTTAATCCACATATAAGGAGCTCTACCTTCATGTCCTTCAGAAGCAATATTATTTTTAAAGTTAGTTGCAAAGTTTTGATCTACTTCTCCCCAAATTCTACCTCCAGTAACTACTATGCTAACATTATCTCCAGCTTTATTTATTTCTTTTAATTGCGCTGAACCACCATTACCCATGTAGTCATTTGGACAGAATATTAAATCTGTCTTTAAATCTGTGTAAGTTTCCTTTTGCTCTTCTAACCAAAGTGTTAAATCATTTAATAATTTAACATAAGTTTGTGCACCTTGTGCTGGAACCCCTGCATCATCTGCCAATATTCCAAATTGTCTAACTCCAGCCCCTAATAATTGAGAAAACTTATTTTTAATTATTTGTAAGTCTGCTTGGTAATTTTCTTCTGTGTTAAATCTAATTGCATTATGCATAAATGGATGTAATGCATATACATATCTGTTTTTAGTTTCATTACCAACTTGAGCTAATTTTTTTACGCCTTCTAAAGCATCTGCTGGATAAAGCTCTCTCCACTTACTGTTATGATAAGGGTCATCTTTTGGTGCAAATATATATTGATTCATTTTATATTCTCCACCATATTTCATAAGCTCAGCTCTATCTTCGTTAGACCAAGGATTTCCATAATATCCTTCTATAAATCCACGATACTTTACATCTGCATAGTCATTAATTCTAAAGTTTTTAATCATACCATTTTCTAATTGATTAAATACATGTTTTAATGAAGTTACGCCGTAAAATGTACTATCTGTATTATTTCCTAATACTCCAATAACTCCATTTTTAACATAAACTATATTTGAATCTAACTTTTCAAAGAAGTTTTCTTGATGCGATACGTTTTCATTAAAGTAAGTGTCTACCCCTTCTCCTGATCCATTAATTCCAATTAAAATATTAGTTTTTCCCTCTACTATTTTATTTGAAATTGATAAGTTAATGTTTTTACTATTTAATATTTGTTCAACTCGATTTTTAGTATAAACATCTATTCCATTTTCATAAACAACATTTACATCAGTACCAACTTCAAATTCTCCACCAGAATAATTAACTTCATGTGGATTAGGATAGATTTCATACTCTACTGATTTATTTTCTTTTTCTCCGGTTATAGCTGAAACATCTACTGAACCTGATATAGTGCCAAATGTCATAGCCCCTACAACCATAAGAGAAATAAATCTTTTTATTCTTCTTCCCATAAATATCCCCCTTTGTATAACTTTAATTTAAACATATCTTAAATATTGTTATCTTTTGTGGAATTACTTTTTGAATTTATTTGTTTCCTTCTCTTTTCCCCTCCTTTTTATTAAATTAATTATTTAATATAATATTTTATAATGTATTAACAATTATAAGTCATATCTTCTACTATTGTAACATTAGTAATTTTTTTACACAATAACCATATAAATCATTATATGGTTATTTTTCGATAATTTTCAGCATAATATATTCTATAACAGTTTATATAACTAATTAAAAACAATCTATAAATAACCTATTTTCACACACTACATTTATTAATTTAAATAAGGTTAAATTATAATACAAAAAAAATAGCTAGTAGAACTTAAAATTTCTACTAGCTTTATTATTTTAATTAAGCATTTTATCCTGATTTTCTAACGAATAAATTAACCTTTCAGAAACAAGTTATTTTATATAGACTCTTTTTAATAAACTAATTATATAAGTTAGATAAACTTCTCTTACATTTATGAGCAATTTAACTTAGCCATAATTAGTTACATACTTTTCATAAATATATAAGTTGCTCCTATAACAGCTATAAAACATAATATAGTTGAAATTACAAATGTTAAATTTAATCCAATAGCAGTTGCTGTCATAGGTCCAATTACAGCACCTAATCCATAAACTGCAAAGATTATTCCATAATTAACTCCAAAATTTTTAGTTCCATAATAATCAGCTATTATTGTTGGAAATATAGTTAGCATACCACCATAACTTATTGCCATAAAGGCTAGAACTATAAAATATTTATTTCCTTGTAAATCACCAAAAGCAGTATAAGCCATAGACAAAGTCATTATAAGATATATTACCCCTACTGATTTCTCTATACCAAGTTTATCTGAAACAGCCCCCCATAAAAGTCTACCTCCTGCATTAAATAATGATATTACAGCTACTGCATTTGTTGCTGCTTCTGGTGTTATATTAGCTAAATCAACACCAATATCTCTAG from Clostridium septicum includes these protein-coding regions:
- a CDS encoding beta-N-acetylglucosaminidase domain-containing protein, which encodes MGRRIKRFISLMVVGAMTFGTISGSVDVSAITGEKENKSVEYEIYPNPHEVNYSGGEFEVGTDVNVVYENGIDVYTKNRVEQILNSKNINLSISNKIVEGKTNILIGINGSGEGVDTYFNENVSHQENFFEKLDSNIVYVKNGVIGVLGNNTDSTFYGVTSLKHVFNQLENGMIKNFRINDYADVKYRGFIEGYYGNPWSNEDRAELMKYGGEYKMNQYIFAPKDDPYHNSKWRELYPADALEGVKKLAQVGNETKNRYVYALHPFMHNAIRFNTEENYQADLQIIKNKFSQLLGAGVRQFGILADDAGVPAQGAQTYVKLLNDLTLWLEEQKETYTDLKTDLIFCPNDYMGNGGSAQLKEINKAGDNVSIVVTGGRIWGEVDQNFATNFKNNIASEGHEGRAPYMWINWPCSDNSKQHLIMGGNDTFLHPGVTPGSVQGIVLNPMQQAEANKSALFANADYAWNIWETKAEADKNWEASFKYMDHGTAEDTDSSKALREISKHMINQNMDGRVTALQESVELAPKLTAYKQKFESETNTKADAEELIAEFTKLKEAASYYKENPGNSRTRDQIIYWLNCWEDTMNAAIGYLRATMAIEDGNNDEIWTEYSNAKAALEQSKTYTFWYVDHYERAEVGVQHIVPFINFMEQNVGNIVSSIIDPNKVIATYITNRTDKPSGDIKNVLDGNTATEIVYKTPNTISEGTYVGVKYSNPIQLKNVQFLMGAAANPNDTMSEAKIQYTEDGKVWTDLNEEVYTNPKDVKVEGLDLTVKGIRIIATRNKGNTWLGVKDIVVNKEEGNGGTNESPLTHTLIRTAGWSIYGGGNESALFDNNDSTSVWYKTHAEDLTHVGDYIGVDLGEIVEVGNVHFVVGAGDSDKWTEYKLEYSTDNSTWTTFKEYNSTAGKDIINENLHGAQARYVRLTNMRELNKWVKFSEIRIERVRNEEIGDTKNIYTNVDSGIKSTSTDSLTKLIPQNNITLNAGEYIGVKLNRIKNISRVTANISNMDGLRLESSMNEIEWNAVDTSNLKDARYIRLIADKTVTFNVSAFEVESNEVYPPSLLSSYVEPHNGENPKLAFDGNFNTSVKFGGPPRTDSTIVYDLGQTRNINNIKYAVLDTEVDHIRDAKIQVSLNGEEWTDAIVIGDGVENTNNFDAKPGENGYKHGSVSNGIIPISHSYVEGENLDLQARYLRVLFTAANSGRWSVINEILINNGEYVRTENNPTYTSNPIELKGFEPGKVSDGNLATAYKPNTNNGAITSGSFTYRLSEKTDIKKINIVQSGSSISNAKVMVRTGYNEAGEPVWNELGTLDKSLTELLNPKFENIFEIRIDWEGVAPTIYEIITINNYELPNSDELKSKFDELSLLNGDNYTAESFKVLEDALKIAEVVLNNNNALQSEIDEALAGLIAAEEGLVLNIVDGSGLQELVDSCNFVEDRYTVSSWVVYSEALNSAKEILADLQNTTQAAVDEAKVNLEKSIEGLKERATFTLGLEIAVDEANKITDEEIDKLIPVVKDLFLKERAKSIEVLERAKNKDATQEEVNDAFDSLSKAMQYLSFYKGDKTSLIALVDRISKLDSKEYIKSTWDKLVIELEKANVVIADENALEYEVAEAYEDLMKAFLDLRLKPSKEKLEDLINKTESLEKSNYTESTWRVVDEKLQLAKKVMDNEDAIKEEILEAYKELEIAVNNLVDIQELKKAIEEGEKINLDGYTKDSANALLSAMEAGKKVLENSSATKEEIQAAIKAINDANKALVKKADLTSLKEIIEKAKEVINGEDKYTSESLNALKEALENAEKLIENENVTDEDVQKAIDNIIKAIEALKEKEQGSTGQPGNGEGQGSSSGGKPSGNSSGNLPNAGGTPAVAVALMGLLAIGAGSCLRKKNK